From the Hymenobacter yonginensis genome, one window contains:
- a CDS encoding alpha/beta fold hydrolase has translation MQAPLKHPVLLLHGALASEKQLRPLARELAAHYTVRTFSFDGHGGQPLETNVFSMRHFAGQVTQFLDAQDWESAHVFGYSMGGYAALAAAVAAPHRFRSITTLGTKLDWSPATAALETRFLDVEKMREKIPQFAAQLEQQHAPTPLPALLAATAGLMRGLGDVPLLTPQNLSGLEVPVQVLVGELDKTAGVDASRHFADFMPRATFEIIFNTPHPLDKVNPDLLTSRIARFVEQTEDQRR, from the coding sequence ATGCAGGCTCCACTCAAACACCCGGTTCTGCTGCTGCACGGCGCACTGGCCAGCGAAAAACAGCTGCGCCCCTTAGCCCGCGAGCTGGCCGCGCACTACACGGTGCGCACCTTCAGCTTCGACGGGCACGGCGGCCAGCCGCTGGAAACGAACGTGTTTTCCATGCGCCATTTTGCGGGGCAGGTGACGCAGTTTCTGGATGCGCAGGACTGGGAGTCGGCGCACGTGTTTGGCTATAGCATGGGCGGCTACGCGGCGCTGGCGGCGGCGGTGGCCGCCCCACACCGGTTCCGCAGCATCACTACGCTGGGCACCAAGCTCGACTGGTCGCCGGCCACGGCCGCGCTGGAAACCCGGTTTCTGGACGTAGAGAAGATGCGGGAGAAGATTCCGCAGTTTGCCGCGCAGCTGGAGCAGCAGCACGCCCCCACGCCCCTGCCGGCGCTGCTGGCCGCCACAGCCGGCCTCATGCGCGGCCTCGGCGACGTGCCGCTGCTCACGCCCCAGAACCTGTCGGGGCTGGAAGTGCCGGTGCAGGTGCTGGTGGGCGAGCTGGACAAAACGGCCGGCGTGGATGCCTCCCGCCACTTCGCCGACTTCATGCCCCGCGCCACCTTCGAAATCATCTTCAACACCCCGCACCCGCTGGACAAGGTGAACCCGGACTTGCTGACGAGCCGCATTGCGCGCTTTGTGGAGCAGACGGAAGACCAGCGCCGCTAG
- a CDS encoding M48 family metallopeptidase, with translation MLRNLALASCLLITAACSTVPITGRRQLSLVSDTEMNQMAATEYQKVLASSQVVSSGEQAAMVKRVGQRIQQAVDTYFRQQNAQTQLEGYAWEFNLINDKQENAWCMPGGKVAVYTGILPITQDENGLAVVMGHEIAHAVAKHSSERMSQQMAAQGLGGVLSASAGQNPTATQNVFLQVVGAGSQLGLLKYGRSQESEADRLGLIFMAMAGYNPDGAVQFWQRMDARDGQASPPEFLSTHPSNGTRIADIQRDLPEARKYYTAR, from the coding sequence ATGCTTCGCAACCTCGCCCTCGCCAGCTGCCTGTTAATTACTGCCGCCTGCTCCACGGTGCCCATCACGGGCCGCCGCCAGCTTAGCCTCGTTTCCGACACGGAAATGAACCAAATGGCCGCCACCGAATACCAGAAGGTGCTGGCCTCCAGCCAGGTGGTGAGCAGCGGCGAGCAGGCCGCCATGGTGAAGCGCGTGGGCCAGCGCATTCAGCAGGCCGTAGACACCTACTTCCGCCAGCAGAACGCCCAAACTCAGCTGGAGGGCTACGCCTGGGAGTTCAACCTGATCAACGATAAGCAGGAAAACGCCTGGTGCATGCCCGGCGGCAAAGTGGCCGTGTACACCGGCATCCTGCCCATCACGCAGGATGAAAACGGCCTAGCCGTGGTAATGGGCCACGAAATTGCCCACGCCGTAGCCAAGCACAGCTCGGAGCGCATGAGCCAGCAGATGGCGGCGCAGGGCCTGGGCGGCGTGCTATCGGCCTCGGCCGGCCAGAACCCCACGGCTACACAGAACGTGTTTCTGCAGGTGGTAGGGGCCGGCTCGCAGCTGGGGTTGCTGAAGTATGGCCGCAGCCAGGAGTCGGAAGCCGACCGCCTGGGCCTTATCTTTATGGCCATGGCGGGCTACAACCCCGATGGGGCCGTGCAGTTCTGGCAGCGCATGGACGCCCGTGACGGCCAGGCCTCGCCCCCCGAGTTCCTCTCCACCCACCCCTCCAACGGCACGCGTATCGCCGACATTCAGCGCGACCTGCCCGAAGCCCGCAAGTACTATACCGCTCGTTAA
- a CDS encoding fumarylacetoacetate hydrolase family protein, translated as MKILCIGRNYTEHIAELQNETPDAPVIFAKPDTALLQRNQPFFVPDFSQDIHHEIELVLRICKNGKNIEEKFAPTYFDAIGLGIDFTARDLQSKLKSKGLPWELAKGFDGSAPISQEFKPVADFPDLKNINFRLEVNGQVRQQGNSSLMLHDFNKIISYISQFITLKMGDLIFTGTPSGVGPVQPGDQLTGYIEDQQLLNLAVK; from the coding sequence ATGAAAATCCTCTGCATTGGCCGCAACTACACCGAGCACATTGCCGAACTCCAGAACGAAACGCCCGACGCCCCCGTCATCTTCGCCAAGCCCGACACGGCGCTGCTACAGCGCAACCAGCCGTTCTTCGTGCCTGATTTCTCGCAGGACATTCACCACGAGATAGAGCTGGTGCTGCGCATCTGCAAAAACGGCAAGAACATCGAGGAAAAGTTTGCGCCCACCTACTTCGACGCCATCGGCCTGGGCATCGATTTCACGGCCCGCGACCTGCAGAGCAAGCTCAAGAGCAAAGGCCTGCCCTGGGAGCTGGCCAAAGGCTTCGACGGCTCGGCCCCGATTTCGCAGGAGTTCAAGCCCGTGGCCGACTTCCCCGACCTGAAGAACATCAACTTCCGGCTGGAAGTGAACGGGCAGGTGCGCCAGCAGGGAAACTCCAGCCTGATGCTGCACGACTTCAACAAAATCATCAGCTACATCTCGCAGTTCATCACCCTGAAAATGGGCGACCTGATCTTCACGGGCACGCCCAGCGGCGTAGGCCCGGTGCAGCCCGGCGACCAGCTCACGGGCTATATCGAAGACCAGCAGCTGCTGAACCTGGCCGTGAAGTAG